A region of Vigna radiata var. radiata cultivar VC1973A chromosome 6, Vradiata_ver6, whole genome shotgun sequence DNA encodes the following proteins:
- the LOC106763690 gene encoding gibberellin 3-beta-dioxygenase 1, which yields MATTLSEAYRDYPLNLHHIIPLDFSSLRTLPETHAWPQSEDAHHHHHDGSGSCIPIIDLMDPNAMELIGLACENWGAFQLKNHGIPLSLVEEVEEEAKRLFALPADRKLKALRSAAGATGYGRARISSFFPKHMWHEGFTIMGSPCDDAKKIWPNDHTRFCNIIENYQKQMKLLAEKLTQMILTVLKICEDEKGWIGSSELCEAVQLNFYPCCPEPNRAMGLAPHTDTSFLTILHQSQTNGLQIFKEGAGWVSVDPQPNTLVVHTGDILHILSNSRFRCALHRVMVNSARQRYSVAYFYGPPLDYVLSPLLLLTPFPRFRSLSIKDYIGIKAKNLGEALSLITTTQN from the exons ATGGCCACTACTCTCTCTGAAGCCTATAGAGACTACCCTCTCAACCTCCATCATATTATCCCCTTAGACTTTTCTTCACTAAGGACCTTGCCTGAAACCCATGCATGGCCTCAATCTGAAGatgctcatcatcatcatcatgatgGGAGTGGATCATGCATACCCATCATTGACCTCATGGATCCTAATGCCATGGAACTCATAGGCCTTGCTTGTGAGAACTGGGGTGCCTTCCAATTGAAGAACCATGGCATACCCTTAAGTCTTGTGGAAGAGGTTGAAGAAGAAGCTAAGAGGCTCTTTGCCCTCCCCGCCGACAGGAAATTGAAAGCCCTACGATCCGCCGCCGGGGCCACCGGCTACGGCCGGGCACGGATATCATCATTCTTCCCCAAGCACATGTGGCATGAAGGATTCACCATCATGGGCTCTCCATGCGATGATGCCAAAAAGATTTGGCCTAATGACCATACACGGTTTTG CAACATAATAGAGAATTATCAGAAGCAAATGAAGTTGCTAGCAGAGAAGCTAACCCAGATGATACTGACAGTGTTGAAGATTTGTGAAGATGAAAAGGGGTGGATTGGTTCAAGTGAGTTGTGTGAAGCTGTTCAGCTGAACTTCTACCCTTGTTGCCCTGAGCCAAACCGAGCCATGGGTCTAGCTCCTCACACAGACACATCCTTCTTGACAATCCTCCACCAGAGCCAAACGAATGGCCTGCAAATCTTCAAGGAGGGTGCAGGGTGGGTCTCCGTGGACCCTCAGCCGAACACCCTTGTTGTTCACACGGGTGACATTCTTCACATCTTGTCGAACTCAAGGTTCCGTTGTGCATTGCATCGTGTGATGGTGAACAGTGCAAGGCAAAGATACTCTGTGGCCTATTTCTATGGCCCCCCTTTGGATTATGTACTATCTCCATTGCTTCTTCTCACTCCTTTCCCTCGTTTTCGTTCTTTGTCTATCAAGGACTACATTGGCATCAAGGCCAAAAACCTTGGTGAAGCATTGTCTTTGATTACTACAACTCAAAACTAA